The DNA window TTCCGTCAGGGGGATTGCATAGATTCAATCAAGCCCCCGCACCGGATGAAATTCCGATCGTAGGTCGAGAAATAGCCGATTGGGAAGCAGAAATCGGTCGCCTTTACATCCAAGGAGCAAAAGAGTTAGACGAAGCCAAGCGCAAAGTTATCTATGCTGAAACGCAACGTATAAGTCAAGAGTATTTGCCTTTTATTTACTTAGTTAATCCGCTTTCTCTGGCGGCTGTACGGAATGAGATAGAAGGTGTGAATTTCTCCGGATTGGGTGGCTTACTCTGGAACATTGCCGAACTCAAAATTAATAAAAATAGCCCCAGAGATTCTCAAAAGTATCCTGAGTAGAAGATACTAGGGCTGATTATCTAAAGAAACTAGCGTGACATAACAATATGCTCTTAACTAAGATTTTTTCCCCTATTACTCGCTGTCGTTGGTTTGTAGTTTTGATGGCGGCGATTGTAGCCATATCGCTTACCAGTTGCAATCCAGCCAAATTTAAAAAAGATGGCGATCGCGTCTCTCAGCTAGTCGTCCGCCTCTCCACCGAACCAAAAACATTTAACTACGCCCTCAGCCAAGAATCACCTAATGTTTTTAATTTCATTTATGAGGGTATGATTGCTGAAAATGGCAAAACTGGAGAAATTGAGCCAGGTCTAGCTGAATCTTGGGAAATTTCGCCGGATTCTAAGCAGATAATCTTTACATTGCGAGCAGGATTGAAATGGTCTGATGGGCAACCGTTAACGGCTGATGATGTTATTTTTACCTTCAATGACATCTATTTAAACGAGAAAATTCCCACAGACACCAGAGATGGTCTGCGAATTGGCCAAAGTCGCGCCTTGCCCACTGTAAAGAAATTAGACGATCGCCGTATAGAATTCACTGTACCGGAACCATTTGCCCCCTTACTTAGAGCCGCTGGAGGAGCGGCAATTTTACCAAAACACGCCCTAGAAGAATTCATAAAAACTAAAGACAAAGATGGTAAACCTCGCTTTCTATCAACTTGGGGAACCGATACAGATCCTCAAAAAATTGTTAGCAACGGCCCCTACAAACTAGAAAGCTACCAAGCTACTCAGCGCGTCACTTTTCGTCGCAATCCCTATTACTGGAGACGTGACGAACAGGGAAATTCCCAACCATATATCGAGCGGATTGTCTGGCAAATTGTCGAGCAAAGCGATACAGCTTTAATACAATTCCGCTCCGGACAATTGGATATTATCGAAATTAGGCCCTCAAGTTTTCAGTTATTAAAGCGGGAGGAAAAGCGAGGAAACTTTAGCATCCAAAATGCTGGGCCGGACACTGGCACAATTTTTATTTCTTTCAATCTCAACAAAGGAAAAAGAAACGGCAAACCTCTGGTAAACCCGATCAAATCTCGCTGGTTCAATACAGTTGCGTTTAGACAGGCAGTTGCCTATGGGATCGATCGCCAAACCATGATCAACAACATATATCGGGGTTTGGGCGAACCGCAAAACTCACCCATTTCCGTGCAAAGTCCCTACTACCTTACTCCTCAAGAAGGGCTCCCAACCTACGACTACAATCCCGAAAAAGCCAAGCAATTACTATTAGGAGCGGGATTCAAATATAACAACAAAAACCAGCTGTTAGATGCTGATGGTAACCGGGTGCGCTTCTCGCTGCTATCGCCTGCTACTGGCGGTAGGGATAGCATAGGTTCCCAAATTAAGGGAGATTTAGAAAAAATCGGCATTCAAGTCGATTTGACTCCCCTTGATTTCGGCGCACTTGTAGACAAACTTTCCAACACCCTCGATTGGGAATGCCATTTACTTGCTTTTACCGGAAGTACCGAACCGCACAGCGGTTTTAATATCTGGTCTCCTGACGGGGGATTGCACAGTTTTAACCAAAAACCTCAATCGGGACAAACACCTATAGAAGGACGGGAAATTAGCGATTGGGAGAAAAAAATCGGCGATCTTTACATTCAGGCAGCACGAGAATTAGATGAAGCCAAACGCAAAGCTATTTATGGGGAAACTCAAAAGTTAGCGCAAGAATATCTGCCGTTTATTCATTTAGTTAACCCGCTGGCTTTGGCGGCAGTTCGCAATAATATTCAAGGTGTAAAATATTCGGCTCTGGGAGATTACCGTTGGAATGTATACGAATTCAAAACAATTGAAAATTAATCATTTTGCAGTTCATCGTTAATAATTAGAGGTGATTAGCAATGAGGCGCTGGGTTGTTGTTCAAATTACGCTGATTTTGGCGATCGCACTCACTGGTTGCAACCCAGCCCAACTCGTAAATACTGCCCCTGTTTCCCAGTTAGTTATCGCCATTCTCAGCGAACCCAAGACTTTTAACCCGGCATTAGTCCTGGCATCGCCTAATATTCTCAGCCTCACCTATGAAGGTTTAATTGCCGAAAACGGACGCGGTGAAATCATACCTGCCCTTGCCGAATTTTGGCAAATTTCCGAAGACAAAAAGCGAATTATTTTTACTTTACGGGGGGGATTGAAGTGGTCAGATGGGCAACCGCTCACGGCAGATGATGTTATTTTCACATATAAAGATGTCTACCTCAACGAAGCACTTCCTATTGGTGTAATAGATATTTTCCGCATTGGCGATCGACTAACTTTACCCAGCGTTCGCCAACTAGACGATCGCCGAATTGAATTTACGACAAGCGAGCCTTTTGCGCCCTTCCTTCGTGCCACAGGCTTGCCAATTTTACCGCGTCATACTTTGCAGTCAGCAGTACAAACAAAAGACAAAGAAGGAAATTTCCAACTGTTGAGAACTTGGGACAACAGCACTCCACCAGAACAAATTATTGTTAATGGCCCTTATCGTTTAGAGAAGTATAACACTAGCGGCGAACGGCTGATATTTCGCCGCAATCCCTACTATTGGCGCAAAGATGCCCAAGGCAAACAACAGCCTTATATTGAGCGAATAATTTGGCAAATAGTTACATCTACCGATACATCTTTGCTACAGTTTCGTTCCGGGGGATTAGATGCCATTAATGTGCAACCGGATTATTTTTCTTTGCTCAAACGAGCGGAAAAACAAGGAGATTTTACCATTTATAATGGTGGTTCTGCATACAGCGACACATTTATCAGTTTTAATCTCAATCAAGGACGCCGAAACGGACGCCCCCTAGTTGACCCGATTAAGTCTCGCTGGTTTAATAAAGTGGAGTTTAGACAAGCGGTTGCTTATGCGATCGATCGTCAGCGAATGATTAACAATATTTTTCAGGGACTGGGTGAGATGCAAAATTCATCTATTTCCGTGCAAAGTCCCTATTATCTTTCGCCTGAAGCTGGATTAAAAGTCTACAATTACAATCCCGAACAAGCCAAACAATTACTTTTACGAGCCCAATTCAAATACAATCATAAAGGCGAACTGCTGGATGCTGAAGGCAACCGAGTTCGCTTCACCTTAATTACCAATGCGGGAAATAAAATTCGGTCAGCAATGGCAGTCCACATAAAGCAAGACTTGAGCAAAATCGGCATTCAAGTAGATCTAAACCTAATAGATTTTAGTGTTTTGGGAGAAAAGTTGGGTAGCTCCTTGGATTGGGATTGTTATTTATTGGGTTTTGGTGGTGCGATCGAACCGAATGACGGATTTAATATTTGGTCTTTGTCTGGTGCATCCCACACATTCAATCTACAACCTCAAACAGGACAAACTCCCATCACAGGGAGAGAAGTAGCAGAATGGGAACAAAAAATTGCCAATCTCTACATTCAAGGCGCAACGGAGTTAGATGAAACGAAACGCCAAGAAATTTATGCAGAAACTCAACGCCTTACCCAAGAATACTTACCATTTATTTACTTGGTAAACCCGCTGGCGATGGCGGCAATACGCAATAAAATTAAAAATGTAAAATACTCAGCCATAGGAGGAGCTTTCTGGAATATTTACGAGCTGATAGTCAAATAAAATGTAGTGTAAATCAACTAAGTCATCAATCTAAAATTTAAAAGCAAAATGATTTCTGCTATCTCCTCTAATTTCCGTCGTTGCCTCTCAGCTTTACTGGTGCTAATTCTAGCCTTAACTTGTCAGTTTGCCCTGACTGGCTGTCGGGTCGCGCAGTTCAAAACAAAATCTGCACAAGTCTCGCAACTGGTACTGACTGCCCTTACCGACCCCAAAACTTTTAATCCCGCACTCAATCAAGAATTTCCCAACATTTTTCTGTTTGCTTTTGATAGGTTGACTACAGAAAATGGCGTCACGGGTGAAGTAGAACCAGCTTTAGCTGAATTCTGGGAAATTTCTCAGGACAAAAAGCGAGTAGTGTTTACCCTGCGGGAGGGATTGCAATGGTCGGATGGGCAACCGCTGACAGCAGATGATGTCGTTTTCACCTTTGAAGATGTCATTTTTAACAAACAAATTCCTACTGATTTTAAAGATAGCTTTAAAATCGGTGCCAGCGGGGCTTTTCCAAAAGTTCGTAAAATCAGTAATCGCCAAGTAGAATTCATTTTGCCAGAGCCTTTTGCCCCTCTTTTGCGAGCAGTTGCAGGGCCAGAAGGTGTGTCGATTTTGCCCAAACATATTTTACAAGCATCTGTACAAACTAAAGGTTCAGACGGAAATCCTCGGTTTATATCTACTTGGGGAACGGATACCGACCCAACTAAAATTGTGGTAAATGGGCCATATCAACTGGAAAGTTTATCTCCCGGTCAACGGTTGGTATTTCGCCGCAATCCCTACTATTGGCGCAAAGACGAACAAGGCAACCAAATGCCTTACATTGAAAGGATTATTTGGCAGTTTATTGAAAATACAGACACCCAGTTGCTGGCGTTTCGTTCTGGCGATTTAGATGTCATGGGTGATGTGCGTCCGTTACGTCCGGAATATTATTCTTTGTTGAAGAAGCAAGAAAAGCAAGGTAAATTTAAAGTTTATAACGGTGGCCCTTGGTCTGGCACGACTTACATTACTTTTAATCTGAGTAAGGCGAGGGATAAAAATAATCGTCCGTTTGTCGATCCAATTAAGTCTCGCTGGTTTAATAATTTGGCATTTCGGCAGGCAGTTGCTTATGCGATCGATCGCCAAAAAATGCGCGACAATATCTTTCGGGGAATTGGCGAATTGCAAAATTCACCGATTTCCGTACAAAGTCCCTACTACCTCAAAGATGGATTAAAAGTTTACAATCACAATCCAGAAAAAGCAAAACAACTATTGATATCTGCGGGTTTTAAGTATAACGATCGCGGAGAACTTCTCGATGCTGATGGCCATCGCGTGCGCTTTACATTCCTGACTAATTCCGGCAACAAAATTCGCGAAGCAATTGGCGCTCAAATCAAAGATGACCTTAGCAAAATCGGCATTCAAATTGACTTTACCCCTATTAATTTTAACACGCTAATCGATAAAATTAATACTTCGCGAGATTGGGAAGCGCACATGATCGGATTTACAGGTGGAATCGATCCGCACGGTTTAACAAATCTGTGGACTAGCAGAGGAGGTTCCCACACATTCAACTTAGCACCTCAACCCGGTCAACCTCCTATTAAAGGCTGGCAACCGCTGGACTGGGAGTTAGAGATCGATCGCCTTTTCGCAGCAGGAGCGAGAGAATTTGACGAAACCAAACGCCAAGCGATTTATGCAGAATTTCAGCGCATTGTACAAGAACAGTTACCTGTGATTCATTTAGTTAATGAAACTGCTTTGATGGCAGTGCGAGATCGCGTCCAAGGAGTCAAATACACTGGCTTACCCAGTTGGGGATTGTGGAATATTCAAGAACTTAAAATTGTCAACAAATAAAAGGCTTTTGAGACTCCCCGCGATAAATCGATGCTTATTCTCGATTCGCGGAGAGTCCTTGTCTAGACTCAGTAATGAGTCTAGAGGTTTTTTGGTAATCTTTATGTTATAGTGAATGGTGTTTATCGTTCATTTTCATTGCTTGTAGCTAATTCAATCAACTATAAGCAATCAACAACGAACCATGAACAATAGATATCTCCAGAAAAAACTCTCAAAAGCAGGCAAGATGCCTACCACACAATAATTTTTGGAAATGTCTAATGAACAATGAACGACGGATAGAAAAAAACACCCATGAAGAGAACTATAGATTGGAAGCAAACTTTCTGGATTACCGCCGGTTTATTACCTTCGATTCTGATTAGCATAGGCCCAGTAGTTGCTGTTGTTGGCACACCTTCCATACTGATCTGGACGCTATCAACTTTAATCGGTTTCGCGCAGCTATTTTTATACGCAGAACTGGCTGCTATCTTTCCCAACAAAACAGGAGGTGCTGCTGTCTACGCTGCTGTCGCATGGCTTCGCTACGGCAAAATTTTTGCGCCGATCAATGTTTGGTGCTACTGGATAACTTGGTCTTCAGCACTCGCAGTTACAGCAGCTTTGGCGGGAAATTATATTGTTAATGGTTTTTTTGCAGGTACGCCATTAGCAAATTTCTCGATTACCCTGCTTGACCTTTCTGCAATCTTGCCAGGAATTAAGTTCAAACTTGATGCCATAATTCTGTGCAGTGCAGCAATTATGCTAGTCGCTTTTTATTTGCAGCATCGCGGACTTCTCCAAACGGCAAGGATACAGTTTGCGTTGGCGCTTCTATCTATAATTCCATTATTTTTGTTGACGATCGTACCTTTGTTGACTGGAAAGATCGATCTAACTCACTTCACACCTTTCATCCCCAAAGATACAACCAGTTGGTCTAGTGCAGCTGCGTTCACCTTGTTGATGGGGGGGATGTTTATGGCAGGCTACATTACCTACGGCGCTGAAATTGCAGTTTGTTATGTCAGCGAATTTAAAGACCCTGCTAGGGATGGCATCCGAGCTATTATCTTAATCGGGGTGACAGCGGCTGTAAGCTTTGTGATTTTCCCTTTCACTTTCTTGGGCGCGTTGGGGATGGAAAATGTTACAGATCCAGCTTTTGCAGCGGGAGATCCCCAAGCAGCAGTCGTCAAACTAGCAGCGATCGCATTTGGAACTGGGTCTGGTAAATTGCTAACGCTGATGCTGATCTTAGCTATGGTACTCGGTATCGTCACAGCAATGTCCAGCAGTTCCAGAACTTTATACCAAGCAGCAGTAGATGGTTTGTTCCCCAAATTTTTGGGTACGCTAAATCATCACGGTGTTCCAGTTGCAGCAATGTGGGCAGACCTCATTTTTAACTTGGTTTTGCTAACTTTAGGAAATCCTATTTTTGTGGTCGCTGCTTGCAGTGTGGCGTACTTTATCTGCATCTGTATGGATTTAAATGCTGTCTGGATGCTGCGACAACAACGGCCAAGTCAACCTCGGAGTTTCCGCGCACCGGATTGGCTTGTTTATGGGGGAATACCAGTTCTCACTGTACTCAATCTATCATTCATGTTTTTTGGCGCTAATGTTTTCGATCCGAATGCTTTGTGGTATGGCTTGGGAGCAATATTATTCATTTTTCCCATTTTCTTCTACAGGCACTATCTAGTTGATAAAGGTGTCTGGCCGGAATCAGCCCAAAAGCATTTTGATATTAGTGAATAGGGAGAGGGGAAAGGGAGAGCGGGGGAGTGGGGGAGTGGGGGAGTGGGAGAGAGAGAAAATTAATCTCTTTCCTCTTCCCATACCCCCAGTCCCTTTTTTTTGACTTTTGACTTTTGACTTTTGACTTTTGACTTTTGACTTTTGACTTTTGACTTATTTATTTTTACCTTCTGCTGGGGGATCTTTTTCTGATGATTCCACTTCGTCTTCGGGCTTACTTATCTCTTGTTTAAAACCGCGCAAAGTTTTAGCTAAAGCGGTGCCCATTTCCGGAATTTTCTTGGGGCCGAAAATTATAATTGCAACTATGGTAATAACGCCGAGTTCTGGCAATCCTAAACCAAACATATCAATCTCCTGTGAATTAATGGGAATGGGGAATGGGGAATGGGAGATGCTTACTGTACAAGCCTTTGGGCAAAAACATCAGTTTTAGTTATCATATGGAGTGGGCTGACATCATTGGTGGCATCATTATTTTATGGTTGAACGTGCAGAAAGTATTTTTTCTCCCTGCCTCTCTGTTAAAATTTTAAAAAAAATAAAAATGCCAGAAACCCTCAGACCTTCTCTTCGCGAACAACAACACCCCCTGATTCGCCAGCTCGCCGACTGCATCGAGTCCACCTGGAAGCAATATCTGGACTTGGAACCGTACCACCTACCAGCTGAGTTGGGATATGTGGAAGGGCGACTGGAGGGAGAAAAGCTCACTATTGAAAATCGCTGCTATCAAACGCCGCAATTCCGCAAAATGCACTTGGAATTGGCCAAAGTAGGTGCAAATTTGGATATATTGCATTGCGTGATGTTTCCCCGTCCGGAATACCCGTTGCCTATGTTTGGCACGGACTTGGTGGGAGGTAGGGGACAAATTAGTGCGGCGATCGCAGATTTGTCTGCCACGAGTCCCGATCGCAGTTTATCACCAGAATACAAAAATGCCCTCGCCGCCTTACCCGATGTAAACTTTTCTCAGCCCCGCGAGCTGCCAGAGTGGGGCGATATTTTTTCCGAATTCTGCTTGTTTATCAGACCCGGTAATGTGGAGGAAGAAGCTTTGTTTCTACAACGGGTGCAGGCATTTTTAGAGATTCACTGTCAGCAGGCGCGACGCCAATCCCCCGTATCTTCCGATGAAGAACGCGATCGCATCCTCGCCGGACAACGCTATTATTGCACCAAGCAGCAAAAAAATGATAAAACTCGACGGGTGCTGGAAAAAGCCTTTGGCTGCGAATGGGCCGAAAATTACATGACCGCAGTTTTATTCGATTATCTTTAACTGCATCACCTATCTGGAGGAAGTGCGATCGGCTCTGTAAAGATTACTTTGAAAGATGGGATTGGGGCAGGGGTCATGGGTAATGACATAGGAGGTTAAACCTATCTATGTAAAATCTCGTGTTTATCTCTGGTTAAAAATACCTAAAACTTGCATTTCGATCTGCTTCAAAAGCTCAGTGGTGTCCCCTACCAAAACAGTCCGATATTAGATGTGTCAAAATCACACAACTTCCTAAAAAATCATGGGGGAAGAAACGCAGTTAAAGGATTGGCTATTCGTAAAACTGACAGGCCGCTGGATATTAATTCTAGCCGTTGCTGCCTCTCTGGGCACTACCGCCTTGGGTTTATACAAGTTTAACGAATTCAAGAACGCACAAAACAAACAGCCAGAACCCGTCGCCACCGCGCCAGCAAAAATCGAGGTGACAGCCTTGGGGCGTTTAGAACCGCAAGGCGAACTGATAAAACTCTCTGCGCCTAGTTCTTTGGAAGGAACGCGGGTGGCACGCTTGCTGGTGAAACAGGGAGATAAAATTGAAAACGGGCAAATAATTGCCTTTTTGGATAGCTACGAACAGCGTTTGGCATCTTTGGAAGAAGCCAAAAGACAAGTGCAAATTGCCCAAGCTAATCTGGCTAAAGTAAAAGCTGGGGCAAAAGCGGGGGAAATTGGGGCGCAGAAAGCTGAAATCACTCGCTTGCAAGCACAACTGGATGGAGAGAAGAAAACTCAACTCGCCACCATCGCCAGACTGCAAGCACAACTGGATGGAGAGAGAAAAACTCAACTCGCCACCATCGCCAGACTGCAAGCGCAACTCGATGGGGAAAAGAACGCTCAAAAGGCAGCTATTGCTAGGCTGCAAGCGCAACTCGATGGGGAGAGGAAAACTCAACTTGCCACCATCGCCAGACTGCAAGCGCAACTCGACGGGGAAAGGAAAACTCAACTTGCTACTATTGCGAGATTGCAAGCGCAACTGGATGGGGAGAGAAAAACTCAACTTGCTACTATTGCGAGATTGCAAGCTCAGCAGAACAATGCGGTAGCGGAATTTGAACGCTATCAAATCCTATACAAACAAGGTGCTATCGACACTTCCAGATTTGACAGTAAACGTTTGGAATTGGAAACTTCCCAACAGCAGGTAAATGAAGCGCAAGCTAGTCTGAAAAGGACTCTGGAAACTCTGATTCAGCAAATTAATGAGGCGCAAGCTACCCGCAACCAAAGTGAGGGAACTTTGCGAGAGCAGATTAATGAAGCTAAAGCTAATTTGACGAAGACCGATCGAACTTTGATTGAGCAGATTAATGAAGCTAAAGCTAATTTGACGAAGACCGATCGAACTTTGATTGAGCAGATTAATGAAGCTAAAGCTACGCTGATCAAGACAGAACAAACTTTAGTTGAGCAGATTAATGAAGCCCAATCGACGCGCAGCCAAACTATAAATACTTTGCTCGAACAAATCGAGCAGGCTAAAGCAACTTTAAACCAAATTGCCGAGGTGCGCCCGACGGATGTGCAAGCGGCGCAAGCGGAGATCGATAAAGAGATGGCTACAGTCAGAAAGGCACAGACAGATTTGGATTTGGCTTCTGTGCGATCGCCCCTCGTCGGTCAGGTTTTGAAAATTAATGCCCGTCCCGGCGAACGCATCGGCGATAATGGCATTATCGAACTCGGACAAACTGACCAAATGTATGTAGTGGCAGAAGTTTATGAAACCGAAATCGATCGGGTGCGTTTGGGTCAACCGGCTAGTGTTTCTAGCAGCGCTTTCACTGGTAAATTAAAAGGAACTGTTGACCAACTCGGTTTAAAAATAGGCAAGAAAAATATTCTTAATGATGACCCCGCAGCCGATCAAGATGCTAGAGTCGTGGAAGTAAAAATTCGTCTCGACGAATCCGATAGCAAGCGAGTCGCCGGCTTGACTAACTTGCAGGTGGAAGTGGCAATTGATGTTTCGCCGACCTCATCTAATAATACGGATATTCCAGAGATATCTCCAGCGGGGGAACGGGGGAGTGGGGGAGCAGAGAAACAATCAATTATGAACAATCAACTATGAAAGTACCTCTAGCATGGCTCCAACTGACTCGCGAAAAAATGCGCCTCGTAGTTGCACTGGCAGGGATCGGTTTTGCCGACTTGCTTATGTTTATGCAACTGGGTTTTAAAACTTCTTTGTTTGAAAGTGCGATCGCTATTCACAAGCGCTTTCAAGGAGACTTGGTTTTAATCAGTCCTCGCTCGGAATTTATCGCCCAAATGGTGAGCTTTCCTCGCACTCGTTTGTATCAAGCGAAAGGATTTGAAGGTGTAGAATCGATTAGCTATTTGTATATTGCACCGGGAAAATGGAAAAATCCAGCTAATCCCAGTTACAATCGCTCGATATTTATTTTCGGTTTCGATCCGGAAAGACCAGTTTTTGATATGCCAGAAGTTAATCAGCAACTGGATAGGATAAAATTGCCGGATGTTTATCTATTTGACCGCAAATCTAGGGCTGAATTTGGGCCTGTGGCCGAGCAATTTGAAAAAGGAAATCCTGTTGTAACTGAATTAAGCGATCGCAAAATCAAAATAGGAGGATTGTTTGACCTTGGCGTGTCGTTTGCAGCCGATGGGAATGTCATCACCAGCGATTTGAATTTTATTCGCGTTACCAAACGCTCTATGGACACAATTGATGTGGGTTTTATCAAACTAAAACCGGGTGCAGACCCGCAAGCTGTCCTGGAAAATATGCAGAAAAAGTTGCCCGACGACGTGAAAGTGCTGACGATGGAAGGGTTTATTCAAATGGAGAAAAAATACTGGGAAACCGGCACAGCGATCGGCTTTATTTTTGGTTTGGGTGTAGCGATGGGATTTATTGTTGGCATCGTGATTGTTTATCAAATACTTTATACCGATGTGGCAGATCATTTGCCTGAATATGCTACACTAAAGGCTATGGGATATACCGACTTGTATCTTTTAGGTGTGGTATTCCAAGAAGCAATTTTACTTTCAATATTAGGCTACATTCCCGGATTTGTGATTTCTTTGGGATTGTACAATCTCGCTAAAAGTGGCACTGGTTTACCGATGGGAATGACCTTCGATCTGGCATCAACAGTGTTTGTATTAACGGTCGTGATGTGCTTTGTATCGGGTGCAATAGCAGTGCGTAAACTACAAGGCGCAGATCCGGCGGATATCTTTTAATATCAAGTCAAAAGTCAAAAGTCAAAAAAGAGAATGGGCTAGTGGGACTTGACCGCTTATAAATAAACAACGAACAATCACCAATGAGCAATCAACCAGTTGTTTTAATTGAAAATCTCAACCATTACTTTGGGCAAGGTTCCCTCAAAAAACAAGCTTTATTTGATATTAACCTAGAATTAAGAAGGGGAGAAGTTGTCATCTTAACCGGGCCGTCAGGGTGTGGAAAAACCACCTTACTAACGTTAATTGGGAGTTTGCGATCGCCTCAAGAAGGCAGCTTGAAAATTTTAGGCCGAGAAATGCGGGGTGCCGGCAAAAAACAACAAGTAGAAATTCGTCGGCAGATTGGCTATATTTTCCAAGCACATAACTTGCTGAAATGCTTAACTGCCGAACAAAATGTGCGAATGTCGATGGAACTGCACAATGGCATTTCTGTACGAGAAGTGAAAGCAAAATCGGTGGCTATGCTAGAGGCTGTAGGCTTGGGAAATCGAGTCGATTACTATCCGGATAACCTTTCTGGGGGACAAAAACAACGGGTAGCGATCGCACGCGCCTTAGTAAGTCATCCCAAATTAGTTTTAGCAGACGAACCCACCGCTGCGCTAGACAGCAAATCAGGTCGCGATGTCGTGGAATTAATGCAGCGTTTGGCCAAAGAACAGGGGTGTACCATCTTAATGGTGACTCACGACAACCGCATTTTAGATGTAGCCGATCGCATCGTTAGTATGGAAGACGGTCGTTTGATCCAAGATACAACCGCAGCCCTTGCATCTCATAGTTAGCCGACAGGAGAATTTTTTACAGGACTTACGCCTCTTGTGACTCAATTGATATCAAAAAACTATAACCCATTGCTTTATTGGACTATTGCCTGCCATAAATGCGTTTTCGATCGCACCGCTCGGTTTCGGAATAACCACGCGGGCGCTGATGCAAATCGGGTTAGTCTGAGCAATTTTAGATTTTAGATTGAGGATGAACGGTAAAAATGCGTTGCAGTACACCCAATCCCCAATCCCCAATCTTACCAGAAGCCAATTCTAAACCGCCGTTTTTAGCGCAAGCGATCGCACTCCTAATGAAATCATTGTCTTAGTTACACCTAACATCATTGATGAATAGTTTTTCGGAGTTCTATCCACGCTGCACTTGAGGGCGAACTACTTACCTGCGTTTTTATTATTAATTGGATTCGGTTTAGCATTAGTGGGATTCGGTTTAGCATTAGTGGGATTCGGTTTAGCCCCAGCAGCTGGCGCTTTCTTCTGAGCTGGCGGCGTTCCGCGTTTGGGCGGCGGCGGTGGCGGGTCAGGTAACCCCCCTGGCCCTCCTCTTTTAGTGGCAAAACTAACATTTACCCCTTCATTAGATTGCTCTATCACCAGCAAAGGAGTAGGTTTAGCCTTCTGATCCCATTGCATATGTACAATGCGACCTTGAATCGTCGGTTGCCAAGTATCGTGGTCATCGGTCGGACTCAAGAAAGTTTCGATGCAATCGATGATTTGATTGATCGTCTGAGAAGTTGCTTGAGTCGGTAACTTCATTAAACGGATTTGAATGCGGAAAAGAACTCCTTTTTTCGACTTGGGGTTGTCTGCTACTTGATACTCCACATCAAACATTTCATCTACTTGCCGTCCCGCATTAGCGGTACTACCAGTAGCCGCAGTTGGTGCAACTTGAGAGGGACGCAGCGCCTGGGAAATTTTATCTTTGACCTTCACCTTAATTTGATTGACAACTGCAAAGTGGAAGACTTCCTCTGCCATCCGCATCCGCAAATAATCCAGGTT is part of the Aerosakkonema funiforme FACHB-1375 genome and encodes:
- a CDS encoding ABC transporter substrate-binding protein, producing MRRWVVVQITLILAIALTGCNPAQLVNTAPVSQLVIAILSEPKTFNPALVLASPNILSLTYEGLIAENGRGEIIPALAEFWQISEDKKRIIFTLRGGLKWSDGQPLTADDVIFTYKDVYLNEALPIGVIDIFRIGDRLTLPSVRQLDDRRIEFTTSEPFAPFLRATGLPILPRHTLQSAVQTKDKEGNFQLLRTWDNSTPPEQIIVNGPYRLEKYNTSGERLIFRRNPYYWRKDAQGKQQPYIERIIWQIVTSTDTSLLQFRSGGLDAINVQPDYFSLLKRAEKQGDFTIYNGGSAYSDTFISFNLNQGRRNGRPLVDPIKSRWFNKVEFRQAVAYAIDRQRMINNIFQGLGEMQNSSISVQSPYYLSPEAGLKVYNYNPEQAKQLLLRAQFKYNHKGELLDAEGNRVRFTLITNAGNKIRSAMAVHIKQDLSKIGIQVDLNLIDFSVLGEKLGSSLDWDCYLLGFGGAIEPNDGFNIWSLSGASHTFNLQPQTGQTPITGREVAEWEQKIANLYIQGATELDETKRQEIYAETQRLTQEYLPFIYLVNPLAMAAIRNKIKNVKYSAIGGAFWNIYELIVK
- a CDS encoding ABC transporter substrate-binding protein encodes the protein MLLTKIFSPITRCRWFVVLMAAIVAISLTSCNPAKFKKDGDRVSQLVVRLSTEPKTFNYALSQESPNVFNFIYEGMIAENGKTGEIEPGLAESWEISPDSKQIIFTLRAGLKWSDGQPLTADDVIFTFNDIYLNEKIPTDTRDGLRIGQSRALPTVKKLDDRRIEFTVPEPFAPLLRAAGGAAILPKHALEEFIKTKDKDGKPRFLSTWGTDTDPQKIVSNGPYKLESYQATQRVTFRRNPYYWRRDEQGNSQPYIERIVWQIVEQSDTALIQFRSGQLDIIEIRPSSFQLLKREEKRGNFSIQNAGPDTGTIFISFNLNKGKRNGKPLVNPIKSRWFNTVAFRQAVAYGIDRQTMINNIYRGLGEPQNSPISVQSPYYLTPQEGLPTYDYNPEKAKQLLLGAGFKYNNKNQLLDADGNRVRFSLLSPATGGRDSIGSQIKGDLEKIGIQVDLTPLDFGALVDKLSNTLDWECHLLAFTGSTEPHSGFNIWSPDGGLHSFNQKPQSGQTPIEGREISDWEKKIGDLYIQAARELDEAKRKAIYGETQKLAQEYLPFIHLVNPLALAAVRNNIQGVKYSALGDYRWNVYEFKTIEN
- a CDS encoding ABC transporter substrate-binding protein, whose product is MISAISSNFRRCLSALLVLILALTCQFALTGCRVAQFKTKSAQVSQLVLTALTDPKTFNPALNQEFPNIFLFAFDRLTTENGVTGEVEPALAEFWEISQDKKRVVFTLREGLQWSDGQPLTADDVVFTFEDVIFNKQIPTDFKDSFKIGASGAFPKVRKISNRQVEFILPEPFAPLLRAVAGPEGVSILPKHILQASVQTKGSDGNPRFISTWGTDTDPTKIVVNGPYQLESLSPGQRLVFRRNPYYWRKDEQGNQMPYIERIIWQFIENTDTQLLAFRSGDLDVMGDVRPLRPEYYSLLKKQEKQGKFKVYNGGPWSGTTYITFNLSKARDKNNRPFVDPIKSRWFNNLAFRQAVAYAIDRQKMRDNIFRGIGELQNSPISVQSPYYLKDGLKVYNHNPEKAKQLLISAGFKYNDRGELLDADGHRVRFTFLTNSGNKIREAIGAQIKDDLSKIGIQIDFTPINFNTLIDKINTSRDWEAHMIGFTGGIDPHGLTNLWTSRGGSHTFNLAPQPGQPPIKGWQPLDWELEIDRLFAAGAREFDETKRQAIYAEFQRIVQEQLPVIHLVNETALMAVRDRVQGVKYTGLPSWGLWNIQELKIVNK